The Methanobrevibacter millerae genome window below encodes:
- the mcm gene encoding minichromosome maintenance protein MCM has translation MKSTNKSQTSIAKFEEFFATSYKDDVFEILETYPDNRSLTVDYTQLEVFDPDLADLLIDKPEEVIEAAKIAVKNIDPLAKDADLNIRFKNVSNVIPLKILLSKYIGTFVAAEGIVRKTDEIRPRIETAVFECRGCMRLHEVEQTSDRTILEPSLCGECGGRSFRLLQEESHYIDTQTARMQEPLENLSGGTEPKQMLMILEDDLVDELNPGDKVRITGTLKTFREERSGKFKNYIYVNHIEPLEQEFEELHLSEEDEEEILELSKDPHIYEKIIKSTAPSIRGYLDVKEAIALQLFGGSAKQLADETRLRGDIHILIVGDPGIGKSQILKYVSKLAPRSIYTSGKGTTGAGLTAAAVRDELGGWSLEAGALVLGDQGNVCVDELDKMRAEDRSALHEALEQQTVSIAKAGIMATLNSRCSVLAAANPKFGRFDRFKVLADQIELPPPILSRFDLIFVVEDKPSRKGDSELAQHILNIHQSSNIDYEIEPDLLRKYIAYARKNVNPVLSDEATEVLKNFYVDTRNSSSNTEENSVVPITARQLEAIIRLAEACAKMKLKDVVEKEDAKKAVRLQMACLKEVGVDPETGEVEADIIGGGRPKSERDKMSTLVDEVKLLEEEYNGQAPVSVLKDNMEEKHGVSEDKVETLIRNLTQRGILYEPKSGHVKRV, from the coding sequence ATGAAATCTACTAATAAATCACAAACATCGATTGCGAAATTTGAAGAATTTTTTGCCACATCCTATAAGGATGACGTATTTGAAATTCTTGAAACTTATCCTGACAATAGATCCCTGACAGTAGATTATACCCAATTGGAAGTGTTTGACCCTGATTTGGCGGATTTATTGATTGATAAGCCTGAAGAAGTTATAGAAGCGGCAAAAATTGCAGTTAAGAATATTGACCCCCTGGCCAAGGACGCCGATTTGAACATTCGTTTCAAGAATGTGAGCAATGTCATTCCGTTAAAGATATTATTAAGTAAATACATCGGAACATTCGTTGCTGCAGAGGGAATCGTGAGAAAAACCGATGAAATAAGACCACGTATCGAAACTGCCGTTTTTGAATGTAGAGGATGTATGCGTCTGCATGAAGTCGAACAGACCTCAGACAGAACAATACTGGAACCGTCACTGTGTGGGGAATGTGGAGGAAGGTCCTTCAGGCTGCTTCAGGAGGAATCACATTATATCGATACCCAAACCGCAAGAATGCAGGAACCTCTCGAAAATCTCTCCGGAGGAACCGAACCTAAACAGATGTTGATGATTTTGGAAGATGATTTAGTAGATGAATTGAATCCCGGTGACAAAGTAAGAATCACCGGTACCTTAAAGACGTTTAGAGAAGAGAGAAGCGGTAAATTCAAAAATTACATTTATGTCAATCATATTGAGCCATTAGAACAGGAATTTGAAGAGCTTCATTTATCCGAAGAGGATGAGGAGGAAATTCTTGAGTTATCAAAAGACCCTCACATTTATGAAAAAATCATCAAGTCAACCGCCCCGTCAATCAGGGGTTACCTTGACGTTAAGGAAGCAATTGCGCTTCAATTGTTCGGAGGTTCTGCAAAGCAGCTGGCGGATGAAACCAGATTAAGGGGAGACATTCACATCCTTATTGTCGGAGACCCGGGTATAGGTAAGTCCCAGATTCTTAAATACGTCTCCAAACTGGCTCCAAGAAGTATTTATACGAGTGGTAAAGGTACTACAGGTGCCGGTTTAACTGCAGCTGCCGTAAGGGACGAACTGGGCGGATGGTCACTTGAAGCAGGTGCGCTGGTACTGGGAGACCAGGGAAACGTCTGTGTCGACGAACTGGACAAGATGAGAGCTGAAGACAGATCAGCGCTTCACGAAGCCTTGGAACAGCAGACAGTAAGTATTGCAAAGGCAGGAATCATGGCAACATTGAATTCAAGATGTTCCGTTCTTGCAGCTGCAAACCCTAAATTCGGAAGGTTTGACAGATTCAAGGTTCTTGCAGACCAGATTGAACTGCCACCACCAATTTTATCACGTTTCGACTTGATTTTTGTTGTTGAAGACAAGCCAAGCAGAAAAGGAGATTCAGAGCTTGCCCAGCACATTCTAAACATTCACCAGTCAAGCAATATCGATTATGAAATCGAACCCGATTTGCTTAGAAAATACATTGCGTATGCACGTAAAAACGTCAATCCGGTGCTGAGCGATGAAGCGACTGAAGTATTGAAGAATTTCTATGTGGATACGAGAAACAGCAGCAGCAATACTGAAGAGAACTCCGTTGTCCCGATTACCGCAAGACAACTTGAAGCTATAATCCGTTTGGCAGAAGCATGCGCCAAAATGAAATTAAAGGATGTTGTTGAAAAAGAGGATGCTAAAAAGGCCGTCAGACTTCAGATGGCATGTCTTAAGGAAGTGGGAGTCGATCCGGAAACCGGTGAAGTTGAAGCAGACATTATCGGCGGAGGAAGACCTAAATCCGAAAGAGATAAGATGAGCACTCTCGTGGACGAAGTCAAGCTCCTTGAGGAAGAGTATAACGGACAAGCCCCTGTAAGCGTTTTAAAAGACAATATGGAAGAAAAGCATGGCGTAAGTGAAGATAAGGTTGAAACCCTCATCAGAAACCTGACGCAAAGGGGAATATTATACGAACCGAAATCCGGACACGTTAAAAGAGTATAG
- a CDS encoding translation initiation factor IF-2 subunit beta, with protein MDKYEDLLERAIDQLPPEVFEHKRFKIPKAYSDIQGNRTFIKNFKEVSEGLNRDPQHLLKFLMRELGTAGNVDGSRAILQGKFTHYLINERIEDYVDKYVICHECNRPDTKIIREGRIFLLKCSACGATAPLKQL; from the coding sequence ATGGATAAATATGAAGATTTATTAGAAAGAGCAATAGACCAGTTACCTCCTGAAGTATTTGAACATAAAAGATTTAAGATTCCTAAAGCTTATTCAGATATCCAAGGTAATAGAACATTCATTAAAAACTTTAAAGAAGTAAGTGAAGGTTTAAACAGAGACCCTCAACATTTATTGAAGTTCCTGATGAGAGAATTAGGTACTGCAGGTAACGTGGACGGCTCAAGAGCAATCCTGCAGGGTAAATTTACACATTACCTAATCAACGAAAGAATTGAAGATTATGTGGATAAATACGTAATTTGCCACGAATGTAACAGACCGGATACTAAAATTATAAGGGAAGGCAGAATATTTTTATTAAAATGTTCCGCATGCGGCGCAACCGCTCCGTTAAAACAATTATAA
- a CDS encoding 60S ribosomal export protein NMD3 has product MIFMFCIECGSENKQMVGEICIDCFLKEFEMIEIPKNINVEICSHCNSRLEEGKWSDSFIPEEEIIYRALERNIKINELVENEEINLEIDQIKGTIAECFVEVVGDVYGVTIDETHDTSVRILKTVCPSCSKLQSGYYESVIQFRADNREIKSEEYDKADEIVARTLEKQAKTDKLAYCPQIAKLKEGYDYYIGSLKTGRKIAEALKDEFGGIIKESPRLISEDKSTGKGLYRIWISVRIPEFESKDIIEYENKLIQVTDIGKNRVVGLDIKTNKKHNIPLKNMESIKLVKKSSEIETTTIISMSPKIIQILDPSDFSAVDLEMNEEFSDYNIGDEIKLIKIENYIYLIK; this is encoded by the coding sequence ATGATTTTTATGTTTTGTATTGAATGCGGAAGCGAAAACAAACAGATGGTAGGCGAAATCTGCATAGATTGTTTTTTAAAGGAATTTGAAATGATTGAAATTCCAAAAAACATTAATGTGGAAATCTGCAGCCATTGCAATAGTCGTTTAGAGGAAGGGAAATGGAGCGACTCATTTATCCCTGAAGAAGAGATAATATACCGCGCACTTGAGAGAAATATAAAAATCAATGAACTTGTTGAAAATGAAGAAATAAACCTTGAAATTGACCAGATCAAAGGAACAATAGCTGAATGTTTTGTTGAAGTAGTCGGCGACGTCTACGGAGTCACTATTGACGAAACCCATGACACGTCAGTGAGGATTTTAAAGACCGTCTGTCCGTCATGCAGCAAGCTGCAGTCAGGATACTATGAATCAGTTATCCAATTCAGAGCTGACAACAGGGAAATAAAAAGCGAAGAATACGACAAGGCTGATGAAATAGTGGCCAGAACCCTGGAAAAGCAGGCAAAAACCGACAAACTTGCATATTGTCCGCAGATAGCCAAGCTGAAGGAAGGCTATGATTATTATATCGGATCGTTGAAGACCGGGCGCAAAATAGCTGAAGCCCTAAAAGATGAATTCGGAGGAATCATAAAGGAATCCCCAAGACTTATCAGCGAAGACAAATCCACAGGAAAAGGCCTTTACAGAATCTGGATTTCAGTAAGGATTCCCGAGTTTGAAAGCAAAGACATTATCGAGTATGAAAATAAACTAATTCAGGTGACCGATATAGGCAAGAACAGAGTTGTTGGATTAGACATAAAGACAAATAAAAAGCACAACATCCCCCTGAAGAATATGGAAAGCATCAAGCTCGTTAAAAAATCCAGCGAAATCGAAACGACAACGATAATATCAATGTCTCCGAAAATAATACAGATTCTCGACCCAAGCGACTTTTCTGCCGTTGATTTGGAAATGAACGAGGAATTCAGCGATTACAATATCGGCGATGAAATCAAGCTTATCAAAATTGAAAATTACATTTACTTAATCAAGTGA
- a CDS encoding tyrosine--tRNA ligase translates to MDIEEKIQLIEEGTLEIIDREELKKVLEKDEPIAYTGYEPSGKIHLGHAVTVQKLKTLQKLGFKIKILLADYHAFLNGKGSVEEIAETADYNKKCFQALGLDETTEYIYGSSFQLESDYADKVYQLATLTTLKRARRSMDQVSRADDNPKVASVIYPIMQTVDMAALDVDIALGGMEQRKIQMLARENLEKIGENVPVCIHTPLLHGLDGDAKMSSSKGNYIAVDDSVEVISKKINKSYCPQGEIEGNPMIEIAETFVYPNQDTLLIKRPEKFGGDIELTKEELLKEFGEGNLHPMDLKNGIKDFLIEFFAPVRKYMEEN, encoded by the coding sequence ATGGATATTGAAGAGAAAATTCAGTTAATAGAGGAAGGAACCCTGGAGATTATAGACCGTGAAGAATTGAAGAAAGTTCTTGAAAAGGACGAACCTATAGCCTATACAGGTTATGAACCTTCCGGTAAAATCCATTTAGGCCATGCAGTAACAGTGCAGAAGCTCAAAACCCTGCAGAAATTGGGCTTTAAAATCAAAATATTACTGGCTGATTACCATGCGTTTTTAAATGGAAAGGGAAGCGTTGAAGAAATTGCAGAAACTGCAGACTACAACAAGAAATGTTTCCAGGCATTGGGCCTTGATGAAACAACCGAATACATTTACGGCTCATCATTCCAGCTGGAAAGCGATTATGCAGATAAAGTTTATCAGTTAGCTACCTTAACCACGTTAAAAAGGGCAAGAAGAAGTATGGATCAGGTAAGCCGTGCAGACGACAATCCGAAAGTTGCAAGCGTTATTTATCCGATTATGCAGACGGTCGACATGGCAGCCCTTGATGTGGATATCGCATTGGGAGGAATGGAACAGAGAAAAATCCAGATGCTTGCACGTGAAAATTTAGAGAAAATCGGCGAAAACGTTCCGGTTTGCATTCACACCCCATTACTGCACGGTCTTGACGGAGACGCCAAGATGTCTTCAAGCAAAGGCAATTATATTGCAGTGGACGATTCCGTTGAAGTGATTAGCAAAAAAATCAATAAAAGCTACTGTCCGCAGGGAGAAATTGAAGGTAATCCAATGATTGAAATAGCTGAAACCTTCGTTTATCCAAATCAGGATACTTTACTTATCAAAAGACCTGAAAAATTCGGTGGAGACATTGAATTAACCAAAGAGGAATTACTCAAAGAATTTGGTGAAGGCAACTTACATCCGATGGATTTGAAAAATGGAATTAAAGATTTCTTAATTGAATTCTTTGCTCCTGTAAGGAAATACATGGAGGAAAATTAA
- a CDS encoding metallophosphoesterase, with the protein MLVGLISDTHITQKRGKLSEKIVKEFNGVDLILHAGDITTYDVLNDLKKIAPVVAVLGNNDKLDLNKHEIIEIGDKTILLVHGDKIKDLPALGLKYGEDIVVSGHTHKPSCERIDNMLLINPGSSNRPIESNASIALLKINDEVDVEFIDL; encoded by the coding sequence ATGTTGGTAGGATTGATTTCAGACACCCATATCACTCAAAAAAGAGGAAAACTTTCAGAAAAGATAGTTAAAGAGTTTAATGGTGTTGATTTAATATTGCATGCCGGAGACATTACAACTTATGACGTATTAAACGATTTAAAAAAAATCGCACCCGTTGTTGCGGTTTTGGGCAATAATGACAAATTGGATTTGAATAAACATGAAATCATTGAAATCGGTGATAAAACGATTCTTTTAGTCCATGGTGATAAGATTAAAGATTTGCCTGCTTTAGGATTGAAATATGGGGAAGACATTGTTGTTAGCGGCCATACTCATAAGCCAAGTTGTGAGAGAATTGATAACATGCTTTTAATCAATCCTGGAAGCAGCAACAGGCCAATCGAATCCAACGCATCAATAGCATTACTGAAAATTAATGATGAGGTTGATGTTGAATTCATTGATTTGTAG
- the tmk gene encoding dTMP kinase: MYIVFEGIDGAGKSTQINLLKEFLEANGLEVECVVEPTDSEVGKLIRRILQRPDSTTDHVQKTLGLLFAADRMLIMDKLSDDKKVILSDRSFISSLAYQEHADWIKVLNKYAKKPDLVLLLDLDVKKSVSRSSGEDEFENEEFLTNVRANYLEIIKDFNHEIIDANKGINKVSSDIKKAVAPHVGLCKDCIL, from the coding sequence ATGTATATTGTTTTTGAAGGAATTGACGGTGCCGGAAAGTCCACCCAAATAAATCTGTTGAAGGAATTCCTAGAGGCAAATGGGTTGGAAGTGGAATGCGTTGTTGAACCGACGGACTCTGAAGTCGGAAAACTGATTAGAAGAATCCTACAAAGACCTGATTCAACGACAGACCATGTTCAAAAGACTTTGGGTTTGCTTTTTGCGGCGGATAGAATGCTTATAATGGATAAATTGTCCGATGATAAGAAGGTCATACTGTCCGACAGGTCATTTATTTCCTCACTCGCTTATCAGGAACATGCGGACTGGATTAAGGTTTTGAATAAATATGCTAAAAAGCCGGATCTGGTTTTATTATTGGATTTGGATGTTAAAAAGTCAGTCAGCAGATCTTCCGGTGAGGATGAATTCGAAAATGAGGAATTCTTAACTAATGTCCGGGCAAATTACCTGGAAATCATCAAGGATTTCAATCATGAAATAATTGATGCAAACAAAGGCATCAATAAGGTTTCATCAGACATTAAAAAGGCCGTAGCGCCTCACGTCGGATTGTGCAAAGATTGCATTTTATAA
- a CDS encoding TrkH family potassium uptake protein, with translation MRFVNKKDIFIIARNSGILMIGIGLMCLVPIIVDLIYLEFNLIYYIVPAAISIASGSVFMIIFREYSENRMRLKHGMIISALIWLWASLICGAVFYFVTDINIIDAVFESMSALTGSGITIYPDVEVLPYSILFFRAFQQWIGGLGIIVLIISFLAKPGSTTSKLYNSEARDDRLKPSIKATIKETLKIYLVYTIAGIIMYVIAGMPLFDSVCHTFSTISTGGMSVKNANIGFYHNDLINMITIVLMILGATSFMVHFKIIKSRGRSLIRDLQFQVMISLIAATSLLVYLISNILPMDILFHIVSAVTTTGASIQSSTVIGGWPANVIIFIMVLMLVGGSNGSTVGAIKLMRVITFFKGLYKNLREVLSPTGSVVSLEVSGKKITDDLVAASGNYITLYLICIVVTWILMCSFGHDPFDSLFFTISMQGNVGLEIGQMSQSIELPLKAIGIFNMWIGRLEIIPVLVTFSAFYEIVKKFFRR, from the coding sequence ATGAGGTTTGTAAACAAAAAAGACATATTCATCATTGCAAGAAACTCAGGGATACTGATGATTGGAATAGGGCTGATGTGTCTTGTTCCGATTATAGTTGATTTGATTTATCTGGAATTCAATTTAATATACTATATTGTACCTGCAGCAATATCTATCGCCTCAGGATCAGTCTTCATGATAATATTTCGCGAATACTCTGAAAATAGAATGCGCCTGAAGCATGGGATGATTATATCTGCATTGATTTGGCTGTGGGCATCTCTAATCTGTGGAGCGGTTTTTTATTTTGTAACGGATATAAATATCATTGATGCCGTTTTTGAAAGCATGTCCGCTTTAACCGGAAGCGGAATTACAATATATCCTGATGTGGAAGTATTGCCGTACAGTATACTATTTTTCAGGGCATTTCAGCAATGGATTGGTGGTCTGGGTATTATTGTATTGATAATATCTTTTCTAGCAAAACCTGGTAGCACAACATCAAAATTATATAACTCTGAAGCCCGTGATGACCGTCTTAAACCTTCTATCAAGGCCACAATCAAGGAAACTCTCAAAATTTATCTTGTTTATACCATTGCAGGAATTATTATGTATGTGATTGCCGGAATGCCTCTATTTGATTCGGTTTGCCATACATTCAGTACCATTTCAACCGGAGGAATGAGTGTAAAGAATGCAAACATCGGTTTTTACCATAATGATTTAATTAATATGATTACAATCGTTTTGATGATACTGGGAGCAACAAGCTTTATGGTTCATTTTAAAATCATCAAATCACGAGGCAGATCCCTGATTAGGGATTTGCAGTTCCAGGTAATGATTTCCTTAATAGCTGCTACAAGCCTATTGGTATATTTAATATCCAACATACTTCCTATGGATATCCTGTTCCACATTGTTTCGGCCGTAACAACAACTGGAGCAAGCATTCAAAGTTCAACGGTAATTGGTGGATGGCCTGCTAACGTAATCATTTTCATAATGGTATTGATGCTTGTTGGAGGTTCTAACGGGTCTACAGTAGGCGCTATTAAATTAATGAGGGTCATTACGTTCTTTAAAGGATTATATAAAAATCTGCGTGAGGTATTGTCCCCTACGGGCAGTGTTGTTTCACTGGAGGTTTCAGGTAAAAAGATTACGGACGATCTCGTAGCGGCAAGCGGGAACTACATAACCTTGTATTTGATATGTATTGTGGTCACTTGGATATTGATGTGCTCATTTGGCCACGACCCTTTCGATTCGTTATTTTTTACCATTTCAATGCAGGGAAATGTTGGATTGGAGATTGGACAGATGTCACAATCGATAGAATTGCCGTTGAAAGCTATTGGAATATTCAATATGTGGATTGGCAGGCTGGAAATCATTCCTGTATTGGTTACATTCAGTGCATTTTACGAAATCGTTAAAAAATTCTTCAGGAGATGA
- a CDS encoding U32 family peptidase: protein MHLKELLAPAGSYDVLVIAVNAGADAVYLAGQNYGARAFAKNFTMEEIEKAVNYAHLNNVKIHVTVNTLINNFEIIDVIDYLFKLYQIGVDAVIVQDFGIIQLLKKLIPDLEVHASTQMALSNYSAMKWAYENNIKRIVLPREKSVEEIGKIHDQLKKDNINLELEAFGHGALCYCVSGNCYISSYNSGRSGNRGACAQPCRREYRLKYRGYNIGNGFLLSTHDLATYNNIQEITDAGVTSLKLEGRMKSGDYIGTIVNSYRNIIDGNPGDWEKDLHLVFNRQFTNGYIMNDKPGEVMGRGSSGHEGLYIGDITDIDGTKVTIEIKNKEIPVILEKGDGIAFKYNGKIKGIYLENIIKQDENEIIIDTTRLVKVGTEVFISYSARTHENLKQFKKETIQSKIPINVTFNFQNDLTANIKVEYYIDDELINFRHKGIARFEKAKNRPITTESIIKQLEKTGGTPFYMDNVEFNDMQDDLFIPISGLNKIRREILEKAEELLLNHFTPTKKSIKAARKLIEEFKGNYESYENKKNTKARLSLFANDLAQIRAANGFDLKRIYLDVNCSYNNEKDYYDNIKDILKEAIQTAPEIEIVWVLTSFINEYELIKANEIIKELESEGYMISVMVDSPGVEEIFDCPIYGNHNLNVWNSYAVECLSKYNGLILSSELSGREIKEITRKNYIKNTDLEMIIHGNLEVIVSKDDFTNLNDGRDFIIKNNSEYATLEDKKRKKFKYKIFFDYNRQSHILNKDCLCLIEEMAVIKKLNLDNLIVDCRYSNEKYTKQILSIYNDSLGDVSPEKLTEFKYNIMDFSQSYINKGNFLEGRLHEDS from the coding sequence ATGCATTTAAAAGAATTATTAGCTCCGGCAGGTTCCTATGACGTTTTAGTTATTGCAGTGAATGCGGGTGCCGATGCAGTTTATCTTGCAGGCCAGAATTATGGTGCCAGGGCTTTTGCTAAAAACTTTACAATGGAAGAAATAGAAAAGGCGGTTAATTACGCTCATTTAAATAATGTTAAAATCCATGTAACAGTCAATACATTAATAAACAACTTCGAAATAATTGACGTTATAGATTACCTGTTCAAACTCTACCAGATCGGCGTTGATGCTGTTATCGTGCAGGATTTCGGAATAATCCAATTATTAAAAAAACTGATTCCCGATTTGGAGGTTCACGCATCAACCCAGATGGCATTAAGCAATTACAGCGCCATGAAATGGGCATATGAAAACAACATCAAAAGGATTGTCCTTCCAAGGGAAAAAAGCGTTGAGGAGATTGGGAAAATCCACGATCAGCTTAAAAAAGATAACATCAACCTGGAACTTGAAGCCTTCGGTCATGGAGCATTATGCTACTGCGTTTCAGGAAACTGCTACATCTCCTCCTACAACAGCGGAAGAAGCGGAAACAGGGGAGCCTGTGCACAGCCATGCAGAAGGGAATATCGGTTAAAATACCGTGGCTACAACATAGGAAACGGATTTCTATTGTCAACCCATGACCTTGCAACTTACAACAATATCCAGGAAATAACGGATGCGGGAGTCACTTCCCTTAAACTTGAAGGCAGAATGAAGTCAGGAGACTATATCGGAACCATAGTCAACAGCTACAGAAACATCATTGACGGAAATCCGGGTGACTGGGAAAAGGATTTGCATCTTGTCTTCAACAGGCAGTTCACCAACGGATACATAATGAACGACAAGCCCGGAGAAGTAATGGGAAGAGGCAGTTCCGGACATGAAGGATTGTATATAGGAGACATTACAGACATTGACGGAACCAAAGTTACCATCGAAATCAAGAACAAAGAAATTCCGGTTATTCTGGAAAAAGGTGATGGAATAGCTTTCAAATACAACGGCAAAATCAAGGGAATCTATCTTGAAAACATAATAAAACAGGATGAAAATGAAATCATTATCGACACTACGCGTCTTGTAAAGGTCGGAACGGAAGTCTTCATCAGCTATTCGGCCAGAACCCATGAAAACCTAAAGCAGTTCAAAAAGGAAACAATACAAAGTAAAATTCCGATTAACGTGACATTCAACTTCCAGAATGATTTAACCGCAAACATCAAGGTCGAATATTACATTGACGATGAACTGATAAATTTCAGGCACAAGGGCATTGCAAGATTTGAAAAAGCCAAAAACCGGCCGATTACCACCGAATCCATAATAAAGCAGCTTGAAAAGACCGGAGGAACACCGTTTTACATGGACAATGTCGAGTTCAATGACATGCAGGATGATTTGTTCATCCCAATCAGCGGTCTGAATAAAATAAGAAGGGAAATCCTTGAAAAGGCAGAAGAACTGCTTTTAAATCACTTCACTCCAACCAAAAAATCTATTAAGGCTGCAAGAAAATTAATTGAAGAGTTTAAAGGCAATTATGAATCCTATGAAAACAAAAAGAATACGAAAGCCAGATTGTCCCTTTTTGCAAATGACTTGGCTCAAATCAGGGCGGCCAACGGTTTTGACCTGAAAAGAATATATCTGGACGTTAACTGCTCTTACAACAACGAAAAAGACTATTACGATAACATAAAAGACATTTTAAAGGAAGCCATACAAACGGCACCTGAAATCGAAATCGTATGGGTATTGACATCATTTATAAACGAATATGAATTGATTAAAGCTAATGAAATCATAAAAGAGCTTGAAAGCGAAGGATACATGATATCAGTCATGGTTGACTCACCAGGAGTTGAAGAAATCTTCGACTGTCCGATATACGGAAACCATAACCTGAACGTCTGGAATTCCTATGCCGTTGAATGTTTATCAAAATATAACGGTTTAATATTGTCATCAGAGCTTTCCGGACGTGAAATCAAAGAGATAACCCGCAAAAACTACATCAAGAATACCGATTTGGAAATGATCATTCACGGCAACCTTGAAGTCATTGTAAGCAAGGACGATTTCACCAATTTAAATGACGGCAGAGATTTTATTATCAAAAACAATTCCGAGTATGCTACTTTAGAAGACAAGAAAAGGAAAAAATTCAAATACAAGATATTTTTCGACTACAACAGACAGAGCCACATCCTCAACAAGGACTGTTTATGTTTAATCGAAGAGATGGCTGTAATCAAAAAACTGAATCTTGACAATCTAATTGTGGACTGCAGGTATTCGAATGAAAAGTACACCAAGCAGATTCTGTCAATCTATAATGACAGCCTGGGCGACGTCAGCCCTGAAAAATTAACCGAATTCAAATACAACATAATGGATTTCTCACAGTCATACATCAACAAGGGAAACTTCCTGGAAGGGAGATTGCATGAGGATTCCTGA